The sequence AAACTGGACGGCGAATGTCTGCTCTCCCTGCCCGCGCACAAGCGCACGGAGCTGGGACTGTCCCGGACATTCCAGAACATCGCCCTGTTCAAGGGGCTATCCGTCCTCGACAACCTCATGGTCGGGCGGCACAGCCGCATCAACTACGGGTTGCTCTCGTCCATCCTTCACTTCGGCCGGACCGTGCGCCTGGAGCGCCGCCATCGTCGCCGGGTGGAGGACGTCATCGACTTCCTGAACCTATCCCCATATCGCCACCAGCATGCCGGGCGACTGCCCTACGGCGTGCGCAAGCGCGTGGAGCTTGGCCGGGCCCTGGCCGCCGAGCCCAAACTCATCCTCCTGGACGAGCCCATGGCGGGCATGAACCTCGAAGAGACCGAGGACATGGCCCGATATATCCTGGACATAGCCGAAGAGTGGGGCGTCACCGTCCTGCTGGTCGAGCACGACATGGGAGTTGTCATGGACATCTCCGACAAGGTCGTGGTCATCGACTTCGGTTCCAAGATCGCCGAGGGCTCGCCGGAAGAAGTGCAGTCGAATACGGACGTCATCAAGGCCTACCTGGGCACTGAAGACGCCGCGTTCATGGGCCGATAGCAGACGGCTACCGGCAGGGCGCGCCGCCCCGCCGCCCCGTCGCCAACCAGACAAGGAAGCCCCGGCCCCAAGCCGGATATGAGGACGCCTCATGACCAAACCGTACGTGACCACCCTGCCCAAGCTTCTCGCCCGGCAGGCCGGGGACCGGCCCCGCAAGACCGCCCTTCGCGAAAAGGAGTGGGGCGTCTGGCAGGCGGTCTCCTGGGAGGACAGCCTCCGCATCACCGCCGAGTTCGCTTGCGGACTGGAGGCCCTGGGGCTCGGCAAAGGGGACATCGTCATCCTCATCGGCAACAACCGGCCCGAATGGATCTGGGCCGAACTGGCCATCCAGGGGCTGGGCGGCATGGCGCTGGGGTTGTACCAGGACTCCCCGGCCGAGGAGATCGAGTACATCTTTGATCTGTCCGAGTGCAGGTTGGTGGTGGCCGAGGACCAGGAGCAGGTGGACAAGATGCTCTCCTTCCGCGAACGGCTGCCGGACCTCGAATATATCGTCTACCACGACCCCAAGGGGTTGAAAGCCTATGAATCTCAGGTGGGTGGGCTGAAGAGCTTCAGAGCGGTTCGGCGTCTGGGGCGCGAGAAGGGCGGCGACTGCCTGGCCCGCTACAGGTCGCGAGCCTGCCGGGGCATGCCGGACGACCCGTGCCTTATCGCCACCACCTCGGGCACAACGGGGCGTCCCAAGCTGGCCGTGCTGTCCCACAGGAATCTTCTGTCCATGGCCCACAACCTGGGCAAGTACGATCCCAAGACAGCGAACGACGAGTTCGTTTCCTTCCTGCCCCTGGCCTGGATGGGCGAGCAGATGATGGCCGTGGCCTCGGCCCTGCTTTTCGGGTTCTGCGTCAACTTCCCCGAGACCCCGGACACGGCAAGCGCAGATTCGCGCGAGATCGGCCCGCATTTCATCTTCTCCCCGCCTCGCGTGTACGAGTCCATAGCGGCCAAGGTGGCGGGGGACATCATGGAGACCACCCCGCTCAAACGCTGGCTCTACAACCGTTTCCTGCCCGTGGGCTACGAGTATGTGGACACCGTGTTCGCGGGCGACGTCCCGTCCCCGTGGCTCAGGTTCAAGTACCTGCTGGCCGACCAGGGGCTGTTCCGCGCCCTGCGCGACCGGCTCGGTTTTTCGCGCATGCGCAGCGCCACAACGGGCGGGGCCGCGCTCGGACCGGACGTTTTTCGTTTCTTTCACGCCATCGGGGTCAACCTCAAGCAGATCTACGGCCAGACCGAGATCGCGGGCATCTCCTGCATCCACAAGGAGGGCGAGGTGGACTTCACCTCGGTGGGCGCGCCCATCCCCGAGACCGAGGTGCGCATCTCCGAAGACGGCGAGATTCTGTCGCGCTCTCCCGCCGTGTTTCTTGGCTACTACAAGAACGAGGCGGCCACCCGCGAGACCGTGACCGAGGACGGCTGGCTGCTCTCCGGCGATGCGGGCTATTTCGACGACAACGGCAGGCTGGTGGTTATCGACCGCCTCAAGGACGTCATGCACCTTAAGGACGGCACCCGGTTCTCGCCCCAGTTTCTGGAGAACAAGATAAAGTTCTCGCCGTTTCTGCGCGAGTCCGTGGTTCTGGGCGACGGCCGCGCCTTCGTGGCCGCCATCCTGTGCATCGATATGGCCATCGTCGGCCACTGGGCCGAGTCCAGGATGATCACCTACACCACCTACCAGGACCTGGCGGCCAAGGACGAGGTCTACGCCCTGATACGGGACGAGGTCGCCAGGACCAACGCGGCCTTGCCCGAGGAAACCCGCATCCGCCGGTTCTGCCTGCTCTACAAGGAACTGGACCCGGACGACAACGAACTGACCCGTACGCGCAAGGTCAAGCGCGGGACCATCGGCGAACGGTACGGCGCGCTCATCGACGCGCTCTACACCGACGTCGCCTCGCTCGATCTGGAAACCGAGATCACCTACCAGGATGGCCGCGTCCGCCGGATGTGCGGCCCCATCCGCATCCAGGACATGGAGGGTTAAGTGGAATATTACCTGCAACTCATCGTCAACGGACTGGTGGTCGGCTCCATCTACTCTCTGGTGGCCCTCGGTTTCGTGGTCATCTACAAGGCGACCAAGGTCGTGAATTTCGCCCAGGGCGAGCTGGTCATGGTCGGGGCCTACGTCTGCTTCGCCCTGACGGTCCAGTTTCACATTCCGTTCATCTGGGCCTTCCTGATCACCCTGGCCTTCTCGGTCCTGCTCGGTCTGGCCATCGAGCGCATGGTCCTGCGGCCGCTCATCGGCGAGGAGCACATTTCGGTCATCATGGTCACCATCGGCATGAGCTCGGTGCTCAAATCCCTGGTCCAGCTTTTCTGGGGTACGCAGATCAGGGTCTATCCGCAGGTTCTGCCCACCGAGCCGGTGATGATCGTGGGACTGCCCGTGGCCCCGGTGTACATCGCGGCCTTCATCCTGTCCGGCGTCCTGTTCGCGGTGTTCTCCATCTTCTTCAAGTATTCGCGAACCGGCGTGGCCATGCGGGCCACGGCGTTTGACCAGCAGGCCGCCCAGTCCATGGGCATCGGCATCAAGAACATCTTCGCCATGAGCTGGTGCATCGCCTGCATCGTGTCCGCCGTGGGCGGGGTCATCCTGGGCAATATCAACGGCATCAACTCGCACATCGGCCACCTGGGGCTGAAGGTCTTCCCGGCGGTCATCCTCGGGGGCCTGGATTCCCTGCTCGGCGCGGCCCTGGGCGGGCTGATCATCGGCGTGCTCGAAAACGTCTGTGACGGCGCGGCCCGCCAGTTCCTCGGCCTGGGCGGTTTCCGAGAGGTCGCGGCCTTCATCATTCTGGTGGTCATATTGATGATCAAGCCCTACGGACTGTTCGGCACCAAAGAGATCGAGAGGGTCTAGCCATGCAGGGTAAATGCGGACTCTTCTTCACCAGCTACGAGGCCGAGGCCCAGGTCTTTCCGTCCGGGTTCCAGAAACTCATGATCGGCCTGTTCCTGGCTGTGCTCTGCGCGGCTCCGTTCGTCCTGAACACGCACCTGACCTCGATCATGAATCTGATCTTCATCTCGGTCATCGGCGCGGTGTCGCTCAATCTGCTGACCGGCGTGTGCGGCCAGATATCGCTCGGCCACGGCGCGTTTCTGGGCGTGGGAGCCTATGCCGCCGGGCAGTGTTCCATTCACGGCGTGCCGTTCATCCCGGCCATCCTGACCGGCGGCCTGATCACGGCCATGGTCGGCATGGTCTTCGGCGTGCCGTCGCTTCGGCTCAAGGGCATCTATCTGGCCATCGCCACCCTGGCGGCCCAACTGGTGCTCGAATACGCCTTTCTGCACGGCGGCGCGCTGACCGGCGGGTCCAACGGGCTACTTCTGGAGCCGCCTGCCATCCTCGGGTTCTCGTTCGACACCGAGGTGCGCATGTACTTTCTGCTCTTTGCCTTTGCCGCCGGAGCCCTGCTCATGGTCACCAACATCATGCGGAGCAAGTATGGCCGGGCCTTCGTGTCCATCCGTGATTTCTACCTGTCTGCCGAGATCGTGGGCGTGAACCTGTTCCGCTACAAGCTGGTGGCCTTCGGCGTGAGTTCGTTTCTGGCCGGAGTGGCCGGGGGGCTGTGGGGCCACTATACCGGCTACATCTCGGCCGAGCAGTTCAATATCGGGCTGTCCATCTCGTATCTTGCCATGATCGTCATCGGCGGCCTGGGCTCAGTGCTCGGCTCGGTCTTCGGGGCCGTGTTCATCGTTCTGCTGCCCGAAGTCCTGACCGGCATTTCCAATACGGTCTCGGCCGTGCTGCCGGACATCGCCCATTACATCGTGGCCCTGCGCGAAGGTGTGTTCGGGCTGGTCCTCATCCTGTTTTTGATCTTTGAGCCGGAAGGGCTGGCCAATCGCTGGCGGCTCGTCAAGGCGTACTGGAAGCTCTATCCGTTCGCCCATTAGGGCTGGGGTCGCAATCCCGCTGCCGGGCGGCGGGTGGACATAGGAGGCGTCCGTGGAAGGGCGCATCAACATCAACCTCGAGGAGAACCGCATGAAGGTTGGAAAGAGCATAACCGCAGTCTGCATCCTGCTCCTGGCCGGGCTGATGCTGGTCGGCTGCGGAGGCGGAGACGAGAAACCGGCCGCAACCGCTCAGCAGGAGGTGGCCCCCATCAAGGTCGGCGGCCTGGTTGACCTGTCCGGTCCCACCTCGTCCGTCGGCGTGCCTTATGCCGATGGACTCAAAGGCGGGGTCGAGTACATCAACAGACAGGGCGGCATCAACGGACGCCCTCTTGAATTCGATCTGCAGGATACCGCCTACAAGGTGCAGCAGGGGCTCTCCTTGTACAAGAAGATGGTCAACACCGACCATGTTGTCTGCATCCAGGGGTTCGGCTCGGCCGTGACCGAGGCGCTGGTGCGCACCCTGGCCAAGGACATGGTGCCCAACCTGTCCGCTTCCTATTCGGCCCACCTGACCAACCCCGAAGTGGCCCCGTACAACTTCTTCATCGCGGCCGACTACACCACGCAGTTGCGCGCCGCGCTCAAGTACTTCAAGGACAACTGGACCGACACGCGCGCACCCAGGGTCGCCTTCATCTATCCGGACCACCCGTACGGACTGGCTCCCATCCCGGGCGGCAAGGCGTACGCCGAGGAGATCGGGTTCGAGATCGTGGGCGAGGCCAACGTGGCCCTGAACGCCATGGACGCCACCACCGAACTGCTGCCCATCAAGGAAAAATCGCCTGACTTCTGCTGGATCGGCGGGACCACGCCGTCCACCTCCGTCATTCTCAAATCCGCCAAGAACATCGGCCTGGAAACCGTGTTCTTCACCGATATCTGGGGGACGGACGAGACCCTGTCCAAGCTCGCCGGCAGCGACGCGGACGGCTCCTACTCGAACCAGGCGGCCGCGGTCTACGGCCAGGATGTACCGGGCATGAAGGCCATCATGGAGGTCACTGACAACGAGCCGCAGATGACGCACTACACGCGCGGGTTCGTGTCCATTCTGGTCATGGCCGAAGGCATGAAACGGGCGCTGGCCAATGGCGAGTTGACCGGCGAAACCCTCAAGACATCCCTGGAGACCCTGCGGGAATACGACCCCATGGGCCTGGCCCCGCTCATCTCCTACTACCCCGACGACCACCGCCCGAACATGGCCGTGTTCCTCTATACCATCAAGGACGGCAAACTGACCTTCGTGAAAGAACAGATCCTCGAACGCCGAGAAGACTGGCTCGGCCATTAGGGGGAAATGAAGAGCTGGGGGAAACCTCTTGGAAGAGGTTTCCCCCAGACCCCCTTCCAGAACTTTTTGGGCCACGCCGCCAGGAAGGGAGAGGGTTGAGGCTGTGAGTCTTGGCGGCGTGGAGGGTGCGGGCGCGATACGCCGGGCTTTGGCTCGGCAAGTCCCTCGCCGCCTATTAATTTGACGATTCCGCACGCAGACCCTGCGGCGCGATAAAAAGTTTTGAAGGGGAGTCCAGAGGGGAAACTTTTTCAAAAGTTTCCCCTCTGGCCGCCGGAGGCAACCGTGAACGACATACTCAGGGTCGAGAATCTGGAAGTGGTCTACAATGACGTGGTGCTGGTACTGAAGGGGCTGTCCTTGGCCTGCCCCGAGGGACAGATCACGGCGTTGCTCGGGGCGAACGGGGCGGGCAAGTCCACGACGCTGAAGGCCATTTCCGGACTGCTGCAATGCGAGGACGGCGAGGTCACGGACGGGGCCGTGGTCTATCGCGGCCAGCCCATCCAGGGGTTGGTGCCCGAGAAGATCGTGCGGCGCGGCGTGTTTCAGGTCATGGAGGGCCGCCGCATCTTCGAGGACCTGACCGTGGAGGAGAACCTGCGTTGCGGCGCGTTCACCCGGCCGGGGGCGGACATGGGCCATTCGCTGAATCTGGTCTACGAGTATTTCCCGAGGCTCAAGGAGCGGCGCAAACAGTTGGCGGGCTACATGTCGGGCGGTGAGCAGCAGATGTGCGCCATCGGCCGGGCGATCATGGCCAAGCCCAAGCTGCTTCTGCTCGACGAGCCGTCGCTCGGGCTGGCCCCTCTGCTGGTGGAGGAGATCTTCGACATCATCAGGCGGTTCAACGAGAAGGAGGGCGTGACCATCCTGCTGGTGGAGCAGAATGCCCGCGCGGCCCTGTCCGTGTCCGAGACCGCGTACATTATGGAAAATGGCCGGGTCGTCATGGACGGAAAGGCCAAGGACCTGCTCGACAACCCGGACGTCCAGGAATTTTACCTCGGCATGGGCAGCGCCGGAGACAAGAAGAGCTACCGGGATGTCAAACATTACAGAAGAAGGAAACGTTGGCTGGGGTAGGGGTTTGTGAGAGCGCACCACCAGTTCATTCGAAACACTCTCCCAAGCTTTCTCAAGGTTTAAAAGGGGGGAGAGTGGTGGCAAAAAACCGGCATCTGTCGTAGGCTCCAACACAAAAGGATCGGCAGGTTTCTCCGCTCGGGGCGGAGTGGCGACAACGACTGGAACGGGGTTCTGGAGGCATTCATCCATGTACTACACCGAGTATGAGACGGAACCGCGCGACAAGCGGATGAAGCGCAAATGGAAAGGCGTGAAGGATGTGCTCCTGGCGGCCGAGCGGACGTCCGGCGAATTCCAGGCGCGGTTGCGGGAGCTGGGGGCGTGCGCCAAGGACTTCAAGGACTGGGACGACTACGCCAAGATCCCGCCTCTGCGCAAAAAGGACATCATCAAGTGGCAGCAGGAACATGGTATCGGTTGGTTCCTGGCCGCCAAACCGGGCGAGCTGTCGCGTATTTACCAGTCGCCCGGTCCGATCTATGACCCCGAGGGACGCGAGCCGGACTATTGGGCGTGGTCCGAAGGTTTTTTTGCCGCCGGGTTCCGGCCCGGCGACCTGGCCCAGATGACCTTTTCCTACCACATGACCCCGGCCGGGCTGATGTTGGAGGAACCATTGCGGGACATCGGCTGCGCGGTTGTCCCGGCCGGTCCGGGCAACACGGAAAAGCAGATCGAGTTCATGACCCAGTTGCCGGTCAACGCCTTCATCGGCATGACCAGCTATCTCAAGGTCATCGGTGAAAAGGCCATGGCCATGGGGCTTGATCCGCTGCAGGATTTTCACCTGGAAAAGGCCTACGTGGCCGCCGAGCCGCTGCCCGAAGCGTTGCGCTCCGAGGTGGAGGCTCTGTTCGGCATTACCATCCGCCAGGGATACGGCACCGCGGACGTGGGCTGCATCGCCTACGAGTGCCGCGAGCTGGGCGGCATGCACCTGTCCAATTACCGCCATGTGGAGATATGTGACCCGACCACCGGGCTGCCCGTACCGGACGGTGAGGTGGGCGAGGTGGTGGTCACCCCGTTTTTCACCGACTATCCGCTGGTCCGGCTGGCCACGGGAGACCTGTCGTCCATGGACCTGGGCAAATGCGCATGCGGGCGCACGGCCAGAAAGCTTTCCGGATGGAAAGGGAGGGCTGATGACACGGCCAAGGTTAAGGGACAGTTCATCTATCCGGGACAGGCCGCCGCCATCTTTTCGCGATTTCCGACCATTTCCGGCTGGCAGATTCGCGTGAAACATGTTAGTGGAAGGGACGTACTCGTGGTTATGGCCGAAACGGCCCAAACTTTCGATACGGAAAGTTTTGAAGCCGACTTCCAGGCTTTGATGAAATTGAGACCAATCGTCGAGACCTGCGCACCCGGCACCCTGCCGAGCGACGCGCCCCGTCTGGTCGATGAGAGAAAGTTCGATTAAACCCGGCTGTCAGGGCCGGGATTGCGGTCCTAATCGAAGTGGGCGGTGCCATGCGAGCACCGCCCTTTTTCTTTGGCGGTCATCTCGGGCGCGGCTTGCGATAGCGGCGCATCTGCACATTTTTCGGGCTTGCCGCGTCCTCGCCGTACCTGTTGTACGACTGCGGGGCGGCTGCGCCCGAGAAAATGCACATCTGCACCACTCTCCCAAGCCTGATGGCGTGCGGACGCGTCGAGGCGGCCCCGTGGCCGGGGCGCCTTGCGCGAGACTCTGTGCGCGGTGTAGAGCCGCTGTTCGGGTGCCGGGGCACCCGAAGGCGCTTCAGGGGTGATGGGGGGGATGTTTCCTGTTTTGAAGACGTCAGGAGTTGTTGGTGTGTGCTTTCCAGAGGGAAAGCACCGTGTGGCTTTCTCTTGCGCCTTTCCCTGCTTCAGCAGCCCGCGA is a genomic window of uncultured Pseudodesulfovibrio sp. containing:
- a CDS encoding ABC transporter substrate-binding protein: MEGRININLEENRMKVGKSITAVCILLLAGLMLVGCGGGDEKPAATAQQEVAPIKVGGLVDLSGPTSSVGVPYADGLKGGVEYINRQGGINGRPLEFDLQDTAYKVQQGLSLYKKMVNTDHVVCIQGFGSAVTEALVRTLAKDMVPNLSASYSAHLTNPEVAPYNFFIAADYTTQLRAALKYFKDNWTDTRAPRVAFIYPDHPYGLAPIPGGKAYAEEIGFEIVGEANVALNAMDATTELLPIKEKSPDFCWIGGTTPSTSVILKSAKNIGLETVFFTDIWGTDETLSKLAGSDADGSYSNQAAAVYGQDVPGMKAIMEVTDNEPQMTHYTRGFVSILVMAEGMKRALANGELTGETLKTSLETLREYDPMGLAPLISYYPDDHRPNMAVFLYTIKDGKLTFVKEQILERREDWLGH
- a CDS encoding AMP-binding protein, with the translated sequence MTKPYVTTLPKLLARQAGDRPRKTALREKEWGVWQAVSWEDSLRITAEFACGLEALGLGKGDIVILIGNNRPEWIWAELAIQGLGGMALGLYQDSPAEEIEYIFDLSECRLVVAEDQEQVDKMLSFRERLPDLEYIVYHDPKGLKAYESQVGGLKSFRAVRRLGREKGGDCLARYRSRACRGMPDDPCLIATTSGTTGRPKLAVLSHRNLLSMAHNLGKYDPKTANDEFVSFLPLAWMGEQMMAVASALLFGFCVNFPETPDTASADSREIGPHFIFSPPRVYESIAAKVAGDIMETTPLKRWLYNRFLPVGYEYVDTVFAGDVPSPWLRFKYLLADQGLFRALRDRLGFSRMRSATTGGAALGPDVFRFFHAIGVNLKQIYGQTEIAGISCIHKEGEVDFTSVGAPIPETEVRISEDGEILSRSPAVFLGYYKNEAATRETVTEDGWLLSGDAGYFDDNGRLVVIDRLKDVMHLKDGTRFSPQFLENKIKFSPFLRESVVLGDGRAFVAAILCIDMAIVGHWAESRMITYTTYQDLAAKDEVYALIRDEVARTNAALPEETRIRRFCLLYKELDPDDNELTRTRKVKRGTIGERYGALIDALYTDVASLDLETEITYQDGRVRRMCGPIRIQDMEG
- a CDS encoding branched-chain amino acid ABC transporter permease, producing the protein MQGKCGLFFTSYEAEAQVFPSGFQKLMIGLFLAVLCAAPFVLNTHLTSIMNLIFISVIGAVSLNLLTGVCGQISLGHGAFLGVGAYAAGQCSIHGVPFIPAILTGGLITAMVGMVFGVPSLRLKGIYLAIATLAAQLVLEYAFLHGGALTGGSNGLLLEPPAILGFSFDTEVRMYFLLFAFAAGALLMVTNIMRSKYGRAFVSIRDFYLSAEIVGVNLFRYKLVAFGVSSFLAGVAGGLWGHYTGYISAEQFNIGLSISYLAMIVIGGLGSVLGSVFGAVFIVLLPEVLTGISNTVSAVLPDIAHYIVALREGVFGLVLILFLIFEPEGLANRWRLVKAYWKLYPFAH
- a CDS encoding AMP-binding protein; protein product: MYYTEYETEPRDKRMKRKWKGVKDVLLAAERTSGEFQARLRELGACAKDFKDWDDYAKIPPLRKKDIIKWQQEHGIGWFLAAKPGELSRIYQSPGPIYDPEGREPDYWAWSEGFFAAGFRPGDLAQMTFSYHMTPAGLMLEEPLRDIGCAVVPAGPGNTEKQIEFMTQLPVNAFIGMTSYLKVIGEKAMAMGLDPLQDFHLEKAYVAAEPLPEALRSEVEALFGITIRQGYGTADVGCIAYECRELGGMHLSNYRHVEICDPTTGLPVPDGEVGEVVVTPFFTDYPLVRLATGDLSSMDLGKCACGRTARKLSGWKGRADDTAKVKGQFIYPGQAAAIFSRFPTISGWQIRVKHVSGRDVLVVMAETAQTFDTESFEADFQALMKLRPIVETCAPGTLPSDAPRLVDERKFD
- a CDS encoding ABC transporter ATP-binding protein — protein: MNDILRVENLEVVYNDVVLVLKGLSLACPEGQITALLGANGAGKSTTLKAISGLLQCEDGEVTDGAVVYRGQPIQGLVPEKIVRRGVFQVMEGRRIFEDLTVEENLRCGAFTRPGADMGHSLNLVYEYFPRLKERRKQLAGYMSGGEQQMCAIGRAIMAKPKLLLLDEPSLGLAPLLVEEIFDIIRRFNEKEGVTILLVEQNARAALSVSETAYIMENGRVVMDGKAKDLLDNPDVQEFYLGMGSAGDKKSYRDVKHYRRRKRWLG
- a CDS encoding branched-chain amino acid ABC transporter permease — protein: MEYYLQLIVNGLVVGSIYSLVALGFVVIYKATKVVNFAQGELVMVGAYVCFALTVQFHIPFIWAFLITLAFSVLLGLAIERMVLRPLIGEEHISVIMVTIGMSSVLKSLVQLFWGTQIRVYPQVLPTEPVMIVGLPVAPVYIAAFILSGVLFAVFSIFFKYSRTGVAMRATAFDQQAAQSMGIGIKNIFAMSWCIACIVSAVGGVILGNINGINSHIGHLGLKVFPAVILGGLDSLLGAALGGLIIGVLENVCDGAARQFLGLGGFREVAAFIILVVILMIKPYGLFGTKEIERV
- a CDS encoding ABC transporter ATP-binding protein — protein: MAYLDVRDVTLTFKGIAALMCVSFSVEKGTIASLIGPNGAGKTSLLNCISGRYTPDGASRGECTIKLDGECLLSLPAHKRTELGLSRTFQNIALFKGLSVLDNLMVGRHSRINYGLLSSILHFGRTVRLERRHRRRVEDVIDFLNLSPYRHQHAGRLPYGVRKRVELGRALAAEPKLILLDEPMAGMNLEETEDMARYILDIAEEWGVTVLLVEHDMGVVMDISDKVVVIDFGSKIAEGSPEEVQSNTDVIKAYLGTEDAAFMGR